Proteins encoded within one genomic window of Desulfovibrio sp. X2:
- a CDS encoding glycosyltransferase family 39 protein codes for MTHPISHEQAGSGAALAAGPRSDNFFVRNADLLALLIILVSVGVRWVIVATGQLNLVQDEAQYWDWTRHLQWSYYSKGPLIAWIIAFFTRIFGNTELGVRAGALLGSGLLQAVIYLWLAKLWKRPGLGLLTLFVANTAPMFLASGVLMTTDNPLLVCWTAAMFCLDAGTREDVGPRARGAAVLALVPLVAIGILAKYMMLVFPVLALAYAWWLKGRGELPEGTWPRLVLALLAGTVVGMLPILVWNAQHHFVGFKHVGTLAGVEGNTAKRLLRFDRFPDYLGSQVGLMSPWWFVFMLVGGVAAARQAFWGKKGLLGLSMRQAALLAIFFWPAWGFFILWSFHTKIQPNWSAVSYAAGFLLTALAFARYWQGQGRLRKLWAVMAALVFVLVASAPVLPIPRHLNPANRLKGWDDLGEEVARLEKADFPDPSRVFIFSEQYDMTAALAFYVPGQPRVYNAWLSRRMNQYDLWPGPEDKKGWDAVYVRKDFKDGVEPGVERMFEHISPPIHYQTTFDGEPARKFTIFLCRGFTGYWPREYGDF; via the coding sequence GACAACTTCTTCGTCCGCAACGCCGACCTCCTCGCCCTGCTGATCATCCTCGTCAGCGTGGGCGTGCGCTGGGTCATCGTGGCCACGGGCCAGCTGAACCTCGTGCAGGACGAGGCTCAGTACTGGGACTGGACGCGCCACCTGCAGTGGTCCTACTATTCCAAGGGCCCGCTCATCGCCTGGATCATCGCCTTCTTCACGCGCATCTTCGGCAACACGGAGCTCGGAGTGCGCGCGGGCGCGCTGCTCGGCTCCGGCCTTCTGCAGGCGGTCATCTACCTCTGGCTCGCCAAGCTCTGGAAACGGCCCGGGCTCGGGCTCCTGACTCTCTTCGTGGCCAATACCGCGCCCATGTTCCTGGCCTCCGGGGTGCTCATGACCACGGACAACCCGCTGCTGGTCTGCTGGACCGCGGCCATGTTCTGCCTGGACGCGGGCACGAGGGAAGATGTCGGGCCGCGCGCCCGGGGCGCGGCTGTCCTGGCCCTGGTCCCGCTCGTGGCGATCGGCATCCTGGCCAAGTACATGATGCTCGTCTTCCCGGTCCTGGCCCTGGCCTACGCCTGGTGGCTCAAGGGCCGCGGCGAATTGCCCGAGGGCACCTGGCCGCGCCTCGTCCTCGCCCTGCTCGCGGGCACGGTCGTGGGCATGCTCCCCATCCTCGTCTGGAACGCGCAGCATCATTTCGTGGGCTTCAAGCACGTGGGCACCCTGGCGGGCGTGGAAGGCAACACGGCCAAGCGCCTGCTGCGCTTCGACCGCTTCCCCGACTACCTGGGCAGCCAGGTGGGGCTCATGAGCCCGTGGTGGTTCGTCTTCATGCTCGTGGGCGGCGTGGCCGCGGCCAGGCAGGCCTTCTGGGGCAAGAAGGGGCTGCTCGGCCTCTCCATGCGCCAAGCCGCGCTGCTGGCTATCTTCTTCTGGCCCGCCTGGGGCTTTTTCATCCTCTGGAGCTTTCACACCAAGATCCAGCCCAACTGGTCCGCGGTGAGCTACGCCGCAGGCTTCCTCCTGACCGCCCTGGCCTTTGCCCGCTACTGGCAGGGGCAGGGACGGCTGCGCAAGCTCTGGGCGGTCATGGCGGCCCTGGTCTTCGTGCTCGTGGCCTCGGCCCCGGTGCTGCCGATCCCCAGGCACCTGAACCCCGCCAACCGTCTCAAGGGCTGGGACGACCTGGGCGAGGAGGTCGCGCGCCTCGAGAAGGCCGACTTCCCCGATCCCTCGCGCGTCTTCATCTTCAGCGAGCAGTACGACATGACCGCGGCCCTGGCCTTCTACGTGCCCGGGCAACCGCGCGTGTACAACGCCTGGCTCTCGCGCCGCATGAACCAGTACGACCTCTGGCCGGGCCCCGAAGACAAGAAGGGCTGGGACGCCGTCTACGTGCGCAAGGACTTCAAGGACGGGGTCGAGCCGGGCGTGGAGCGCATGTTCGAGCACATCTCGCCGCCCATTCATTACCAGACCACCTTCGACGGCGAACCGGCGCGCAAGTTCACCATCTTCCTCTGCCGCGGCTTCACCGGCTACTGGCCGAGGGAGTACGGCGACTTCTGA
- a CDS encoding PilZ domain-containing protein, with amino-acid sequence MQPAGPERRREPRTVLDVVFCILAARSGCEHLCIVRDISRHGARLEFASAGDAASLCTGGEVRLRDLPGVLSCLHGNEWGGRVVWLRGEEGGIRFDDPLPATPEALEAYRRLQLDMKE; translated from the coding sequence ATGCAGCCTGCCGGTCCGGAACGACGCCGCGAGCCCCGCACGGTCCTCGATGTGGTCTTCTGCATCCTGGCCGCGCGCTCGGGATGCGAGCACCTGTGCATCGTGCGCGACATAAGCCGCCACGGCGCGCGGCTCGAGTTCGCCTCGGCCGGTGACGCCGCGTCGCTGTGCACAGGCGGGGAAGTCAGGCTGCGCGACCTGCCCGGCGTCCTGAGCTGCCTGCACGGCAATGAATGGGGCGGCCGCGTGGTCTGGCTGCGCGGGGAGGAGGGCGGCATCCGCTTCGACGACCCCCTGCCCGCGACGCCCGAGGCGCTCGAAGCCTACCGCCGCCTGCAGCTCGACATGAAGGAGTGA
- a CDS encoding PilZ domain-containing protein yields the protein MSQDQRQAERVAPAEGRCAFSHEEARFTGALRNVSLLGMKVELPEDVSAASLAPGFRVAFEDFPEPLTAHVLATEGEIVWVDDRKIGIRFLTPLDIPPDAILEFQHESHVPPFRPGEDEEEVREGTARRLPGTPA from the coding sequence ATGAGCCAGGACCAGCGCCAGGCCGAACGCGTCGCGCCCGCCGAGGGCCGCTGCGCTTTCAGCCATGAGGAGGCGCGCTTCACCGGAGCGCTGCGCAACGTGAGTCTTCTCGGCATGAAGGTCGAGTTGCCCGAGGACGTGTCGGCGGCCTCCCTCGCGCCGGGATTTCGCGTCGCCTTCGAGGACTTTCCCGAACCTCTCACCGCGCACGTCCTCGCCACCGAGGGTGAGATCGTCTGGGTCGACGACAGGAAGATCGGCATCCGTTTTCTCACCCCCCTGGACATTCCCCCCGACGCCATCCTCGAGTTCCAGCACGAGAGCCACGTGCCTCCCTTTCGTCCCGGCGAGGACGAGGAGGAGGTCCGCGAAGGGACGGCGCGGCGGCTCCCCGGGACTCCTGCTTGA
- a CDS encoding YkgJ family cysteine cluster protein: MNTGLGGPEVCARCAALTGSCCKLAPGHEEACFPLSEMEMDRIRDFTGAQGWFAQEANSEAFLSHMTRLFPGEEECVRMIFHPRKHHFRLATRRDGTCGLLGEDGCTLPEEVRPYYCRLFPLWYSRGRLQALAGMCLAVRESAGRARLLHSVHLSMERSRDLFARLRLAWGLPPEPGLPNVTLRLQRNPI, encoded by the coding sequence ATGAATACCGGCTTGGGCGGCCCCGAGGTCTGCGCCCGCTGCGCGGCCCTTACCGGCTCCTGCTGCAAGCTCGCTCCGGGACACGAGGAAGCCTGCTTTCCGCTCTCCGAGATGGAGATGGATCGCATCCGCGACTTCACCGGCGCACAGGGCTGGTTCGCTCAGGAGGCGAACTCCGAGGCCTTCCTCTCCCACATGACCAGGCTCTTCCCCGGCGAGGAGGAGTGCGTGCGCATGATCTTCCATCCGCGCAAGCACCACTTCCGCCTGGCCACGCGCCGGGACGGCACCTGCGGATTGCTGGGCGAGGACGGCTGCACGCTTCCGGAAGAGGTCCGGCCGTACTACTGCCGCCTCTTTCCGCTGTGGTACTCACGCGGCCGCCTGCAGGCCCTGGCGGGCATGTGCCTGGCCGTGCGCGAGTCCGCCGGGCGGGCCCGGCTGCTCCATAGCGTCCACCTCTCCATGGAGCGCTCGCGCGACCTCTTCGCGCGCCTCCGCCTGGCCTGGGGCCTGCCGCCCGAGCCCGGACTCCCGAACGTCACACTGCGCCTGCAACGGAATCCCATATGA
- a CDS encoding penicillin-binding protein 1A, which yields MKKLFIGGVIIGSILLLCGIGGGLGLYLWASRDLPNFKTLTDYRPPLVTTVYARDGQIMGYFYREKRFLATLPQMAPYVPKAFLAAEDAGFYQHDGVDPAAIFRAFLRNLTAGGIKQGGSTITQQVIKRLLLSSEKSYQRKLKEAILAYRLEKYLTKDEILTIYLNHIYLGAGAYGVEAAARTYFGKHVADLTLAEAAMLAGLPQAPTRYNPYQNWDAAKARQHYVLEQMLEKGWITRQEMTEALAQPLVLKSMDDYSWKKGPWYLEEVRRWLIERYGETEVYEGGLHVWTACDLRQQDAAEQALHRGLIDSTRRRGWEGPVRHLDSNVYSSFLSDGSEAAKDLKKGDWVKVLVTRVQPSGADVRFGAFSGQISVATMHWARKPDPRHATEEVAAVRDATQVLKPGDVVWASVDERPSADKGTWQLALQQEPTVEGAVVSMLAKTGDIVALVGGYSFERSQFNRATQAKRQPGSSFKPIVYSAALDNGFTPASVVLDAPIVFTDYSTSQVWKPENYEEDFRGPTILRTALAKSLNLVTIRVAQRIGISKVEERAKELGLDANFQGNLSEALGTAEVTPLNMCDAYTAFANGGMEAKPRMVLRVVDAWGKELYTDEPESHQAVSPQNAYLIASMMKEVVRDGTGWRARELGRPVAGKTGTTNEERDAWFVGYTPYLVSVVYVGFDDHRPMGKNETGARAASSIWVDYRKQVEDEFPPTDFPQPPGVTMVRIDGQNGLLAGPATQESYFLPFYAGTEPTQVSTGTSSLEGEKTTGEDLLKQVY from the coding sequence ATGAAGAAACTGTTCATCGGCGGAGTCATCATCGGCTCCATCCTGCTGCTTTGCGGCATCGGCGGCGGCCTCGGGCTCTACCTGTGGGCCTCGCGGGACCTGCCGAACTTCAAGACCCTGACCGACTACCGTCCGCCCCTCGTGACCACGGTCTACGCCCGGGACGGACAGATCATGGGCTATTTCTACCGTGAGAAGCGCTTCCTGGCCACGCTGCCGCAGATGGCGCCGTACGTCCCCAAGGCCTTCCTCGCGGCGGAGGATGCGGGCTTCTACCAGCACGACGGCGTCGATCCGGCGGCCATCTTCCGCGCCTTCCTGCGCAACCTCACCGCGGGCGGCATCAAGCAGGGCGGCAGCACCATCACGCAGCAGGTCATCAAGCGCCTGCTGCTCTCCTCCGAGAAGAGCTACCAGCGCAAGCTCAAGGAGGCCATTCTCGCCTACAGGCTCGAGAAGTACCTGACCAAGGACGAGATCCTGACCATCTACCTGAACCACATCTATCTGGGCGCGGGTGCCTACGGCGTCGAGGCTGCTGCGCGCACCTACTTCGGCAAGCACGTGGCCGACCTGACGCTGGCCGAGGCGGCCATGCTGGCCGGTCTGCCGCAGGCCCCCACGCGCTACAATCCCTACCAGAACTGGGATGCCGCCAAGGCCCGGCAGCACTACGTGCTCGAGCAGATGCTCGAGAAGGGCTGGATCACCAGGCAGGAGATGACCGAGGCCCTGGCCCAGCCCCTCGTGCTCAAGAGCATGGACGACTACTCCTGGAAGAAGGGCCCCTGGTACCTCGAGGAGGTCCGGCGCTGGCTCATCGAGCGCTACGGCGAGACCGAGGTCTACGAGGGCGGCCTGCACGTCTGGACCGCCTGCGACCTGCGCCAGCAGGACGCGGCCGAGCAGGCCCTGCACCGCGGCCTCATCGACTCCACGCGGCGCCGCGGCTGGGAAGGCCCGGTGCGCCATCTGGACTCCAACGTCTACAGCTCCTTCCTCTCCGACGGCAGCGAAGCGGCCAAGGACCTGAAGAAGGGCGACTGGGTCAAGGTCCTGGTGACCCGCGTCCAGCCTTCGGGCGCGGACGTGCGCTTCGGGGCCTTCTCCGGCCAGATTTCCGTGGCCACCATGCACTGGGCGCGCAAGCCCGACCCGCGCCACGCCACCGAGGAGGTGGCGGCCGTGCGCGACGCCACGCAGGTGCTCAAGCCCGGCGACGTGGTCTGGGCCTCGGTGGACGAGCGGCCCTCGGCCGACAAGGGCACGTGGCAGCTGGCCCTGCAGCAGGAGCCCACGGTCGAGGGCGCCGTCGTCTCCATGCTGGCCAAGACCGGCGACATCGTCGCCTTGGTCGGCGGCTACTCTTTCGAGCGCTCGCAGTTCAACCGCGCCACCCAGGCCAAGCGCCAGCCGGGTTCGTCCTTCAAGCCCATCGTCTACTCGGCGGCCCTGGACAACGGCTTCACCCCGGCCTCGGTGGTGCTCGACGCGCCCATCGTCTTCACGGACTACTCCACCTCGCAGGTCTGGAAGCCGGAGAACTACGAGGAAGACTTCCGCGGCCCCACCATCCTGCGCACGGCGCTGGCCAAGTCGTTGAACCTCGTGACCATCCGCGTGGCCCAGAGGATCGGCATCTCCAAGGTTGAAGAGCGGGCCAAGGAGCTCGGCCTCGACGCCAACTTCCAGGGCAACCTCTCCGAGGCCCTGGGCACCGCCGAGGTCACGCCGCTCAACATGTGCGACGCCTACACCGCCTTCGCCAACGGCGGCATGGAGGCCAAGCCCCGCATGGTCCTGCGCGTGGTCGACGCCTGGGGCAAGGAGCTCTACACGGACGAGCCAGAGTCGCATCAGGCCGTCTCGCCCCAGAACGCCTACCTCATCGCCTCCATGATGAAGGAGGTCGTGCGCGACGGCACCGGCTGGCGCGCGCGCGAGCTCGGCCGCCCCGTGGCGGGCAAGACCGGCACCACCAACGAGGAGCGCGACGCCTGGTTCGTGGGCTACACGCCCTACCTCGTCTCCGTGGTCTACGTGGGCTTCGACGACCACCGGCCCATGGGCAAGAACGAGACCGGCGCGCGCGCTGCCTCGTCCATCTGGGTGGACTACAGGAAGCAGGTGGAGGACGAGTTCCCGCCCACCGACTTCCCCCAGCCCCCGGGCGTTACCATGGTGCGCATCGACGGACAGAACGGCCTCCTGGCCGGACCGGCAACGCAGGAGAGCTACTTCCTGCCGTTTTACGCCGGAACCGAGCCCACCCAGGTCTCCACGGGCACCTCGTCGCTCGAAGGCGAGAAGACCACGGGCGAGGATCTGCTGAAGCAGGTCTACTAG
- a CDS encoding cupin domain-containing protein produces the protein MLSRHAEARAYVTKDGSTIRELMHPSVHAHLGVRNQSLAEARVGEGGRTELHLHRVSEELYHVTSGRGRMTLNGVDFPVEAGDTVCIAPGVPHSIANTGPGELVLLCCCAPAYSHDDTVLLDQGGTTCPA, from the coding sequence GTGCTGAGCCGCCACGCGGAGGCGCGAGCCTACGTCACCAAGGACGGCTCCACCATCCGCGAGCTCATGCATCCCTCCGTTCACGCGCATCTCGGCGTGCGCAACCAGAGCCTCGCCGAGGCGCGGGTGGGGGAGGGCGGCCGCACAGAGCTGCACCTGCACCGCGTGAGCGAGGAACTCTACCACGTCACCAGCGGCCGGGGCCGCATGACCCTGAACGGGGTGGACTTTCCCGTCGAGGCGGGCGATACCGTCTGCATCGCACCTGGGGTGCCTCACTCGATCGCGAACACCGGGCCGGGCGAACTCGTGCTGCTCTGCTGCTGCGCCCCGGCCTACAGCCATGACGACACCGTCCTGTTGGACCAAGGAGGAACCACATGCCCTGCCTGA
- a CDS encoding phenylpyruvate tautomerase MIF-related protein, which yields MPCLKIETNVELDAAKARTLALKLANEAATAIGKPVERILTIVEPGLALTYRGTDAPAAWVEVKSIGLTADECPALAAWLGEFVERELGVSANRALIEFKPLSAELTGVNKGTVAKPA from the coding sequence ATGCCCTGCCTGAAGATCGAGACCAACGTCGAATTGGATGCCGCCAAGGCCCGCACCCTGGCCCTGAAGCTCGCCAACGAGGCCGCCACGGCCATCGGCAAGCCGGTGGAGCGTATCCTGACCATCGTCGAGCCCGGCCTGGCCCTGACGTATCGCGGCACCGACGCGCCCGCCGCCTGGGTCGAGGTCAAGAGCATCGGACTCACGGCCGACGAATGCCCGGCCCTGGCCGCCTGGCTCGGCGAGTTCGTCGAGCGCGAGCTCGGCGTCTCCGCCAACCGCGCCCTGATCGAGTTCAAGCCCCTGTCCGCCGAACTCACCGGCGTGAACAAGGGCACCGTGGCCAAGCCCGCCTAG
- a CDS encoding 2-oxoacid:acceptor oxidoreductase family protein produces the protein MKPMELHRFEIRLSGTGGQGIITLGRILGSGLALGHGYNVTQTQSYGPEARGGASRSDLVISSQAISYPKTESVDLLVALSQEACYAYYRYIKPGGVLLVDTGLVRQTPSNVFLGLPFTDLTMKKIKVPQAMNVVVLGALTWLLPFAEQKIMKQALRDSMPPKILDTNLKAFQLGYSEAKKRFDPHEAWGKKENEDEADERIVL, from the coding sequence ATGAAGCCCATGGAACTGCATCGCTTCGAAATCCGGCTCTCGGGCACCGGGGGCCAGGGCATCATCACGCTGGGCCGCATCCTGGGTTCGGGCCTCGCGCTCGGCCACGGCTACAACGTCACCCAGACCCAGAGCTACGGCCCCGAGGCGCGCGGCGGCGCCAGCCGCTCGGACCTGGTCATCAGCTCCCAGGCCATCAGCTACCCCAAGACCGAGAGCGTGGACCTGCTCGTGGCGCTGTCCCAGGAGGCCTGCTACGCCTACTACCGCTACATCAAGCCGGGCGGGGTGCTGCTCGTGGACACGGGACTCGTGCGCCAGACGCCGTCCAACGTCTTCCTGGGCCTGCCCTTCACCGACCTGACCATGAAGAAGATCAAGGTCCCGCAGGCCATGAACGTGGTCGTGCTCGGCGCCCTGACCTGGCTCCTGCCCTTCGCCGAGCAGAAGATCATGAAGCAGGCCCTGCGCGACAGCATGCCGCCCAAGATCCTGGACACCAACCTCAAGGCCTTCCAGCTCGGCTACTCCGAGGCCAAGAAGCGCTTCGATCCGCACGAAGCCTGGGGAAAGAAGGAGAACGAGGACGAGGCGGACGAGCGCATCGTGCTCTGA